In Caldisphaera lagunensis DSM 15908, a single genomic region encodes these proteins:
- a CDS encoding electron transfer flavoprotein subunit alpha/FixB family protein: MVDVLVVVQKEIDASELLTIAKKVGEPIALTYGNSEAEKLTKYFNKVYKIKEDDPNSIFFAIKYLYEKFNPKLVIGMTSKNLKDAYSRLAGIYDLPFATDIFDFNVSGSKVTYKRSFLSGRAIETEEASVPLLLLVSPRKTQRSEGNYNGNIEELSVGNSSNVVIKERKEKVKGGVNLEAAEFIISVGRGFKSKEDLKLAFDLAELVGAQIGCSRPIAADLKWLTEDHWVGLSGKKVAPKVYLMFGISGAPQHLAGITDAKTVIAVNNDKTAPIFKNADYGIVADLYQFIPILTKKLKEKH; this comes from the coding sequence ATGGTAGATGTATTGGTTGTTGTTCAAAAGGAAATTGATGCATCTGAGCTTTTGACTATTGCTAAAAAGGTTGGAGAACCCATTGCTTTGACTTATGGAAATAGTGAAGCAGAAAAGCTTACAAAATATTTTAATAAGGTATATAAAATTAAAGAAGATGATCCTAATAGCATATTCTTTGCTATCAAATATTTATATGAAAAGTTTAATCCAAAACTTGTTATAGGTATGACTAGTAAAAATCTTAAAGATGCATATTCAAGGTTAGCAGGAATTTATGATCTTCCATTTGCAACAGATATATTTGATTTTAATGTATCTGGCTCTAAAGTAACTTATAAAAGAAGTTTCTTGAGCGGTAGAGCTATAGAAACAGAAGAAGCATCAGTGCCATTACTTCTCTTGGTATCACCAAGAAAAACTCAGAGATCTGAGGGCAATTATAATGGAAATATAGAGGAGTTATCTGTAGGAAATTCATCAAATGTTGTAATAAAGGAAAGGAAAGAAAAGGTGAAAGGAGGAGTTAACCTAGAGGCAGCTGAATTTATAATAAGTGTTGGCAGAGGGTTTAAGAGCAAAGAAGATCTAAAGCTTGCGTTTGATCTAGCCGAATTAGTGGGTGCACAAATAGGTTGTTCTAGACCCATAGCTGCTGACCTCAAATGGTTAACAGAAGATCATTGGGTAGGTTTAAGCGGTAAGAAAGTTGCTCCTAAAGTATACTTAATGTTTGGTATAAGTGGGGCACCACAGCATTTAGCTGGAATAACTGATGCAAAAACGGTTATAGCCGTTAACAATGATAAAACAGCACCTATATTCAAAAACGCCGATTATGGAATAGTTGCTGATTTATATCAATTTATCCCAATATTAACAAAGAAACTAAAAGAAAAACATTAA
- a CDS encoding electron transfer flavoprotein subunit beta/FixA family protein — MSTLGDIVVLIKPALNPEMIRSLPDGGVDFDNIPLKLSDIDRNAIEEANRLKEILKGKIYSITISTWGPIAKRDKDIKMAIQEGLAKGVDEAILLEDDAITPGDQVTTASAIVSILNKFNIKPDIILTGEATIDGFSGQVAGRVAAKLDLPYISFARKIDLNGNKVVAERDLEDYVEVVETQLPVVISVTREINSPKPPTLIQIRMASKKPQHVVKISELQNVTMQKKKLIEAKVLAVKRKQTMIEGKSLEEVADKLINILEQEGVLKH; from the coding sequence GTGAGCACATTGGGAGATATAGTTGTGTTAATAAAGCCTGCCTTAAATCCAGAAATGATAAGATCTTTACCAGATGGTGGAGTGGATTTTGATAATATTCCATTAAAGCTCTCAGATATTGATAGAAATGCTATTGAGGAGGCTAATAGGCTAAAAGAGATATTAAAAGGTAAGATATATTCTATTACGATATCGACATGGGGACCAATTGCAAAAAGGGATAAAGATATAAAGATGGCAATACAAGAAGGCCTAGCCAAGGGAGTAGATGAGGCCATTTTATTAGAAGACGATGCTATAACACCAGGAGATCAAGTAACTACAGCATCAGCTATCGTTTCTATATTAAATAAATTTAATATAAAGCCAGATATCATTTTAACAGGGGAAGCAACAATAGATGGATTTTCTGGTCAAGTAGCAGGTAGGGTTGCTGCTAAATTAGACTTACCATATATCAGTTTTGCAAGAAAAATTGATTTAAACGGTAACAAAGTTGTTGCAGAAAGAGATTTAGAAGATTATGTTGAAGTAGTAGAGACTCAATTACCTGTAGTAATTAGTGTAACAAGGGAAATAAATTCCCCCAAACCCCCTACATTAATTCAAATTAGAATGGCATCTAAAAAACCTCAGCATGTTGTAAAAATAAGTGAATTGCAAAATGTAACAATGCAAAAGAAAAAGTTAATAGAAGCTAAAGTATTGGCAGTCAAGAGAAAGCAAACTATGATAGAAGGTAAATCTTTAGAGGAAGTTGCTGATAAATTAATAAATATACTTGAACAAGAAGGTGTTTTAAAGCATTAA
- a CDS encoding DUF424 domain-containing protein, giving the protein MSYYINIINLETGEIMISMADKEIIGKKFEQRDGIVIDVDQNFYGSKLVDDEEALIYLKSADILILTGSKIVDMAIKEGIVNPDSVLEINGVKHVQVYKFAF; this is encoded by the coding sequence ATGAGTTACTATATCAACATCATAAATTTAGAAACTGGAGAAATTATGATTTCAATGGCAGATAAAGAAATAATTGGTAAAAAATTTGAACAACGCGATGGAATTGTAATAGATGTTGACCAAAATTTTTATGGTAGCAAATTAGTTGATGATGAAGAGGCATTAATTTATCTAAAATCTGCAGATATTTTAATATTAACAGGGAGTAAAATAGTTGATATGGCAATAAAAGAAGGTATAGTAAATCCTGATTCAGTATTAGAAATTAATGGGGTAAAGCACGTTCAGGTTTATAAATTTGCCTTTTAA
- a CDS encoding 2-oxoacid:ferredoxin oxidoreductase subunit beta: MARNWSDYKTNSWVQWCPACGNFGILLAVQKAFAELNLPPEKVSIVSGIGCSSRIPYYVKSSNIHTLHGRPIPVAEGIKLANPEQTVVVASGDGDLLGIGAGHFVALGRRNMQIAILLHDNAVYGLTKGQAAPTLPLWVKTKALDSPNIQSQVNPLLLAFASGYTFIARAYAYHVDQLKDLIKAAINHKGTSLIDILQPCPTYNDIMTKEWYEKRIYYLTSEDPSWDPLVSSSEDFDAKAPKILNKMTEWGDKIPLGIFYVNMSVEPLDTRIEKILPGYLQYPPAKRPIEIKSKPLVHPFTEFKDRIVQT, from the coding sequence ATGGCGCGTAATTGGTCTGATTATAAAACGAATTCCTGGGTACAATGGTGCCCAGCATGTGGTAACTTCGGTATATTGTTAGCTGTACAAAAAGCATTTGCAGAATTAAATTTGCCCCCTGAAAAAGTATCAATAGTATCAGGTATAGGCTGTTCAAGTAGAATTCCTTATTACGTGAAGTCATCTAACATACACACATTACATGGAAGACCAATACCTGTTGCTGAAGGTATAAAACTGGCGAACCCAGAACAAACAGTCGTTGTTGCAAGCGGAGATGGAGATCTCTTAGGTATAGGTGCAGGTCATTTCGTTGCATTAGGGAGAAGAAATATGCAAATAGCAATATTATTACATGATAATGCTGTATATGGGTTAACTAAAGGCCAAGCCGCACCAACATTACCGTTATGGGTAAAAACAAAAGCGCTAGATTCACCCAATATACAATCTCAAGTTAACCCTCTCTTGCTAGCCTTTGCAAGTGGATATACATTTATAGCAAGGGCATATGCATATCACGTTGATCAATTAAAGGATCTTATAAAGGCAGCAATAAATCACAAAGGGACATCATTAATTGATATATTACAGCCATGTCCAACATATAATGATATTATGACGAAGGAATGGTATGAGAAGAGAATATATTATCTGACATCAGAAGATCCTTCATGGGATCCATTGGTATCTTCTTCTGAAGACTTTGATGCAAAAGCTCCAAAGATACTGAATAAAATGACTGAATGGGGAGATAAAATTCCCTTAGGGATATTCTATGTAAACATGTCAGTAGAACCTTTGGATACAAGGATTGAAAAGATTTTACCAGGATACCTTCAGTATCCGCCTGCTAAAAGGCCTATAGAAATAAAATCAAAGCCTTTGGTCCATCCATTTACTGAATTTAAAGATAGGATAGTACAAACATAG
- a CDS encoding 2-oxoacid:ferredoxin oxidoreductase subunit alpha, with protein MNDVDISVMIGGPQGGGIESSGQMLVRTFMIKGYDVFGIREYHSNIMGAHSYYNVRIKKTRPRSVRLPVDGLIALDAETIFTHYNEVSPNSFIIYDIDVLNTNMDKIAPMEPEVKERIGNELKKLGVEPIVSEVIKYLSNNGIKTVGLPLKNLLKTTAEKLKTNVVSVAKTVNTMSIAASVALLGVDVETIEKSINYYFYGRKAIIDSNVMAARIAYDFVKDNFGIGKPIDDGPNKNRTRMVATGNDIVAMGKLAGGLTLETYYPITPSQDEAFYLGEHRHFKLDDWAAKELGVDKLGVLVFQAEDELAALNMAIGGALAGARTATTTSGPGLSLMNEAISFAVMAEVPVVITVWMRAGPSTGEATRQGQQDLLHSVFAGHGDTPKIVIASGDHIEAYYDAMKALNWAEKYQTPVIHLVDKYIASSMMSFDREDVDPQLVPIDRGKFNNNQGEDYKRYEITDDYVSPRSPLGKRLMWVSSLTHNEYGIVTEDPITREKMLLKIAKKIENANKEIPINDKVSLYGDQDAKITIVTWGSAKGPILDAMELLKKEGINTRLLQIRMMSPFPSEYVSNILNTSELVIDVEANALSQLAMLIRMNTGYEIKKRIIKLTGRSIMEHELYRALKSVIQNKQDLVVISDGA; from the coding sequence TTGAACGACGTCGATATTTCAGTAATGATTGGTGGACCCCAAGGAGGTGGAATAGAATCCTCGGGGCAAATGCTAGTAAGAACATTTATGATCAAAGGATATGATGTATTTGGAATAAGAGAATATCATAGTAATATTATGGGGGCTCATAGTTATTATAATGTAAGGATTAAAAAAACAAGGCCGAGAAGCGTTAGATTACCAGTTGATGGATTAATTGCGTTAGATGCGGAAACTATATTTACCCATTATAATGAGGTTTCACCAAACAGTTTTATAATTTATGATATTGATGTGCTTAATACTAATATGGATAAAATAGCCCCTATGGAACCTGAGGTAAAGGAAAGGATTGGCAATGAATTAAAGAAACTAGGAGTTGAACCTATTGTATCTGAAGTTATTAAATATTTGTCTAATAATGGAATAAAAACTGTTGGACTTCCCCTTAAGAATTTATTAAAGACCACTGCGGAAAAGCTTAAAACAAATGTAGTTTCTGTAGCGAAAACAGTTAATACAATGAGTATAGCAGCTTCAGTCGCATTATTGGGCGTTGATGTAGAAACAATCGAGAAATCTATTAATTATTATTTTTATGGGAGAAAAGCAATCATAGATTCCAACGTTATGGCTGCAAGGATAGCATACGATTTCGTAAAGGATAATTTTGGTATAGGGAAACCCATTGATGATGGTCCAAATAAAAACAGAACTAGAATGGTTGCAACAGGAAATGATATAGTTGCTATGGGAAAACTGGCTGGAGGGCTAACATTGGAAACATATTACCCAATAACACCTTCTCAAGATGAGGCATTTTATTTAGGTGAGCATAGGCACTTTAAATTGGATGATTGGGCAGCAAAAGAACTTGGCGTTGATAAATTAGGTGTATTAGTATTTCAAGCTGAAGATGAATTAGCTGCGCTTAATATGGCTATTGGAGGCGCATTAGCTGGAGCAAGAACTGCAACTACAACCAGTGGTCCAGGCTTATCATTGATGAACGAAGCGATTAGCTTTGCTGTAATGGCAGAGGTACCAGTTGTTATTACAGTTTGGATGAGAGCAGGGCCAAGTACTGGAGAAGCAACTAGACAAGGACAACAAGATCTTTTACATTCGGTCTTCGCTGGACATGGAGACACTCCTAAAATTGTTATTGCAAGTGGGGATCATATAGAGGCTTACTATGATGCTATGAAGGCGTTAAATTGGGCAGAAAAGTATCAAACACCAGTTATCCATTTGGTAGATAAATATATTGCATCTAGTATGATGAGCTTTGATAGAGAAGATGTAGATCCACAATTAGTCCCAATTGATAGAGGTAAATTTAATAATAATCAGGGCGAAGACTATAAGAGATATGAAATAACAGATGATTATGTAAGTCCAAGATCACCCTTAGGAAAGAGGCTTATGTGGGTTAGCAGTTTAACACATAATGAATATGGTATTGTTACCGAAGATCCAATTACTAGAGAAAAAATGTTATTGAAGATAGCGAAGAAAATAGAAAATGCAAACAAGGAAATACCTATTAATGATAAAGTTTCATTATATGGAGACCAAGATGCAAAAATAACGATAGTTACTTGGGGTTCTGCTAAAGGCCCAATATTAGATGCTATGGAACTCCTGAAAAAAGAAGGAATTAATACAAGGTTGTTGCAAATAAGGATGATGTCACCATTCCCCTCAGAATATGTATCTAATATATTGAATACCTCAGAATTAGTAATAGATGTTGAGGCAAACGCCTTATCACAACTAGCAATGTTAATAAGGATGAATACAGGATACGAAATAAAGAAAAGGATTATTAAGTTAACTGGTAGAAGTATAATGGAGCATGAGTTGTATAGGGCTCTTAAGTCTGTAATTCAAAATAAACAAGATTTGGTGGTGATTAGCGATGGCGCGTAA
- a CDS encoding pantoate kinase, which yields MVFCASVPYHITALFIPKIKEDPIYSGSIGIGIAIEPRLKLCVGEEIDNNGILPLTAKNVLDKLNIHENFNLNMPLPIKIGYASSASSTIAAELIGFLYGKTSYIKALQEAHKIEIENKTGLGDVLAISCGIGIILRKKEGAPGIGDVDCISFPKDISIVTLEFGSMETKELLNSYDSKILNESQRVLNKIEENFTFETVLYEIKDFSEKTKMINLLNHNDEILKTPGLLSYYIKKKMIVLLIENNKIEDALHKLKGIGLNLRILRPSSHGPEAWQE from the coding sequence ATGGTTTTTTGTGCATCAGTTCCATACCATATTACCGCCTTATTTATACCAAAAATTAAGGAAGATCCGATTTATTCAGGTTCAATTGGGATTGGTATAGCAATTGAACCTAGACTAAAATTGTGTGTAGGAGAAGAAATAGATAATAATGGAATCCTTCCTTTAACTGCAAAAAACGTACTAGATAAGCTAAACATACATGAAAATTTTAATTTGAATATGCCTTTACCCATAAAGATTGGTTATGCGAGTAGTGCATCATCAACAATAGCGGCTGAACTAATAGGTTTTCTTTATGGAAAAACAAGCTATATTAAAGCCCTGCAAGAGGCCCATAAAATAGAAATCGAAAATAAAACTGGACTTGGTGATGTGTTAGCAATTTCATGTGGGATAGGAATAATATTAAGGAAAAAAGAAGGGGCCCCCGGAATTGGAGATGTTGACTGTATTTCTTTTCCAAAAGATATATCAATAGTTACGTTAGAATTTGGCTCTATGGAAACAAAAGAATTACTAAATAGCTATGATTCAAAAATTTTAAATGAATCCCAAAGAGTTTTAAATAAAATTGAAGAAAATTTTACTTTCGAAACTGTCTTATATGAAATTAAGGACTTTAGTGAAAAAACAAAAATGATAAATTTATTAAATCACAACGACGAAATATTGAAAACCCCAGGATTATTAAGCTATTATATAAAGAAAAAAATGATTGTATTATTAATAGAAAACAATAAAATAGAGGATGCATTGCATAAATTAAAAGGTATAGGTTTAAATTTAAGAATTTTGAGACCCTCATCACATGGACCGGAGGCTTGGCAAGAATGA
- a CDS encoding phosphopantothenate/pantothenate synthetase, whose translation MNIEDIPKNHPRYQSLVTREKLVDFFNKGIVVAHGLVAQGRGEAFDYILGEKSHDFALDAEKVTVAYLLLSQSPIISVNGNYAALAGEEIVELSNSLNVPIEVNLFHRSEERIKKIENYLKDIGAKNIMGSECNKVKLPNLEGPRGIVCENGIYKSDFVLLAIEDGDRTQALRNLGKTVSAIDLNPFSRTAQAASITIVDEAIRATKNMIEFSKELSQLSRCELLKITSMYDNKSILSKAFNQMFVNLKNAYEKGIIFNL comes from the coding sequence ATGAATATAGAAGACATACCTAAAAACCATCCAAGATATCAATCATTGGTAACTAGAGAAAAATTAGTTGATTTTTTTAATAAAGGAATTGTGGTGGCACATGGGCTTGTTGCTCAAGGTAGAGGTGAAGCGTTTGATTATATATTGGGAGAAAAATCTCATGATTTTGCTTTAGATGCAGAGAAAGTTACTGTCGCATATTTATTATTATCACAATCACCCATCATCTCAGTAAATGGAAATTATGCAGCCCTCGCAGGAGAAGAAATAGTCGAGTTATCTAATAGCTTGAACGTTCCAATAGAAGTTAATCTATTTCATAGATCCGAAGAGAGAATTAAAAAAATTGAAAATTATTTAAAAGATATAGGAGCCAAAAATATTATGGGCAGCGAATGCAATAAAGTGAAATTACCTAATCTAGAAGGACCTAGAGGTATTGTATGTGAAAACGGAATTTATAAATCAGACTTTGTATTGCTAGCTATCGAGGATGGTGATAGAACCCAAGCTTTAAGAAATCTAGGAAAAACTGTTTCCGCTATAGATTTGAACCCATTTAGTAGAACAGCACAGGCCGCATCTATTACTATTGTTGATGAAGCAATTAGAGCAACTAAAAATATGATAGAGTTTAGTAAAGAATTATCCCAATTAAGTAGATGTGAATTACTAAAAATAACCTCGATGTATGATAATAAATCTATATTATCAAAGGCTTTCAATCAAATGTTTGTTAATCTAAAAAACGCATATGAAAAAGGAATCATTTTTAATTTATGA
- the mobA gene encoding molybdenum cofactor guanylyltransferase, with translation MEIAAIILAGGKSTRFAEDKLIYLYNNKPIISYPINESEKITDNVFVVTNDKEYEKLRKVINVEFIFDDPSFKCEGSSRGIASAIKAIDANYYLIMPGDIPWIHYIALKNLLEYAKRTQYLVSPIIYSGIVSPLFLAFPKSYKDNISRICDEYSVLASRPSNFIRGNKSLLIGSYHLTDNPRVFYDVDTKLDLTTHTRGLPRKIVYLESYKYFIDGIENLKNGENDEAFKDFINESKIYKINKLNSLELSCLIDAFLINKDEKIQKRINVLRKKLGRRPKEY, from the coding sequence ATGGAAATAGCTGCCATAATTTTAGCAGGTGGAAAGTCAACAAGGTTTGCTGAAGATAAATTAATATATCTATATAATAATAAGCCCATAATTTCTTATCCTATTAATGAATCCGAAAAAATTACTGATAACGTTTTCGTAGTTACAAATGACAAAGAGTATGAAAAATTAAGAAAAGTAATTAATGTTGAATTTATTTTCGATGATCCTTCTTTTAAGTGTGAAGGATCATCTAGAGGAATAGCCTCTGCGATAAAAGCTATAGATGCAAATTATTATCTAATCATGCCTGGTGACATTCCATGGATACATTATATTGCTTTAAAAAATCTTTTAGAATATGCTAAAAGAACACAATATTTGGTTTCCCCTATAATATATTCAGGTATAGTTTCCCCCTTATTTTTAGCATTTCCAAAAAGCTACAAAGATAATATATCCAGAATTTGTGATGAATATTCTGTTTTAGCATCAAGGCCAAGCAATTTCATAAGAGGAAATAAATCGTTATTGATAGGATCTTATCATCTTACTGACAATCCCAGGGTGTTCTATGATGTAGATACAAAATTAGATTTAACAACTCATACTAGAGGTTTGCCAAGAAAAATAGTTTACCTAGAATCTTATAAATACTTCATTGATGGTATTGAGAATTTAAAAAATGGAGAAAACGATGAAGCTTTTAAAGATTTTATAAATGAATCTAAGATCTATAAGATTAACAAGTTAAATTCATTAGAGCTCTCCTGCTTAATTGATGCATTTTTAATTAATAAAGATGAAAAAATACAAAAAAGAATAAACGTTTTGAGAAAGAAATTAGGAAGGAGACCAAAAGAATATTAA
- a CDS encoding HAD family hydrolase, whose protein sequence is MNIKGIISDLDDTLAQTQALHFKAWENTAEKFGVKINLNNKIDLNKFWGLRDIDFLKGFAKEKNISLDQNQITYILSVKNEEYKKLVLSLKPDYCTLYLINIINKYKLKFAIVTSSMRNDALAVLNRLNIRYDLLITSDEVKNVKPDPEPVNLAINGLNLSSNEIIAVGDSIFDAISYKKAGLSKIFLLNIDYEDTIKISSLCELSDIISKEMTS, encoded by the coding sequence ATGAATATAAAGGGAATTATCAGTGATTTAGATGACACTCTAGCACAAACTCAAGCCCTTCATTTCAAGGCATGGGAAAATACTGCAGAAAAATTTGGAGTTAAAATTAATTTAAATAATAAAATTGATTTAAATAAATTTTGGGGGCTAAGAGATATTGATTTTTTAAAAGGCTTTGCAAAAGAAAAAAACATATCTTTAGATCAAAATCAAATAACATATATATTATCTGTTAAAAACGAAGAATACAAAAAATTGGTTTTATCATTAAAGCCTGATTATTGTACATTATATTTAATTAATATTATAAATAAATACAAACTAAAGTTTGCCATAGTTACTTCAAGCATGAGAAACGATGCATTAGCAGTACTAAATAGATTAAATATAAGGTACGATTTGCTTATAACAAGTGATGAAGTTAAAAATGTAAAACCTGATCCTGAACCTGTTAATTTAGCAATAAATGGGCTGAATTTATCTAGTAATGAGATAATAGCTGTCGGAGATAGCATTTTTGATGCAATCTCTTATAAAAAAGCTGGGTTAAGTAAAATCTTTTTATTAAATATAGATTATGAAGATACTATTAAAATATCATCATTGTGTGAATTATCTGATATTATCTCTAAAGAAATGACTTCTTAA
- a CDS encoding GTP cyclohydrolase IIa: MIRISIIEQIGYREWTETIGTDREWKIQETQAKIYQEAQRIATKFGGFVLPLRYDYMTIISSNLTEDEEKEILEVVSSLSPVAVRLSSDLGTTPLESENNAWSHISSIEPGKLGHFGNGKEFVIVSHIDLNGLTPITQKIGTFRTYGKILQILEKINSIAQGNGGVAQYLGGDNILVLLPDSNYEDLVTKMISTDDLKAGIAIANKARDAMKLAAEALHEIRVTRNKRIVKKSFL, from the coding sequence ATGATAAGAATATCAATAATAGAGCAGATAGGTTATCGAGAATGGACAGAAACCATAGGCACTGATAGGGAATGGAAAATACAGGAAACTCAAGCAAAAATTTATCAAGAAGCACAAAGAATAGCAACAAAATTTGGAGGGTTTGTCTTGCCATTAAGATATGATTATATGACGATTATATCAAGCAATCTTACTGAAGATGAGGAAAAGGAAATATTGGAAGTTGTTTCTTCATTGTCCCCAGTTGCAGTTAGATTATCAAGTGATTTAGGGACCACACCATTAGAATCAGAAAATAATGCATGGTCTCATATATCTAGCATAGAGCCAGGAAAATTGGGCCATTTTGGCAATGGAAAAGAATTTGTAATTGTAAGTCATATAGATTTAAATGGTTTAACGCCAATTACTCAAAAAATTGGTACCTTCAGAACATATGGTAAAATTTTACAAATTCTAGAAAAAATTAACTCTATAGCACAGGGAAATGGTGGTGTTGCCCAATATTTAGGCGGAGATAACATACTTGTTCTTCTGCCCGATTCAAATTATGAAGACCTAGTCACAAAAATGATTTCTACAGATGACCTAAAGGCTGGAATAGCGATAGCAAATAAAGCTAGAGATGCAATGAAATTAGCAGCAGAGGCTTTGCATGAAATAAGAGTAACTAGAAACAAAAGAATTGTTAAGAAGTCATTTCTTTAG
- the ribH gene encoding 6,7-dimethyl-8-ribityllumazine synthase — protein sequence MNVRLGLVIAEFNYDITKIMEEKAISHARFLNAEVPIVFKVPGVYDSPFAVSKLLRLNYIDAVSVLGAVIQGETKHDELVANQAARMLIDLSEKYGKPVTLGIIGPGASRMQALERSEEYSRRAVEAAVKLVLRSKMLDEVKYEGKLLTIG from the coding sequence ATGAACGTAAGATTAGGTCTAGTAATTGCAGAGTTCAACTATGATATAACAAAAATAATGGAAGAAAAAGCAATAAGTCATGCAAGGTTTTTGAATGCTGAGGTTCCTATTGTATTTAAAGTACCTGGTGTATATGATTCACCCTTTGCAGTTTCTAAGTTATTAAGGCTCAATTATATCGATGCCGTATCAGTATTAGGAGCAGTAATACAAGGCGAAACAAAACACGATGAATTAGTAGCAAATCAAGCCGCTAGAATGTTAATTGATTTAAGCGAAAAGTATGGTAAACCTGTCACCTTAGGCATTATAGGGCCTGGAGCATCAAGAATGCAGGCTTTAGAGAGATCAGAAGAATATTCAAGAAGAGCTGTAGAAGCAGCTGTTAAATTAGTATTAAGATCTAAAATGCTAGATGAGGTTAAGTATGAAGGAAAACTTTTAACTATAGGATAA
- a CDS encoding nucleotidyltransferase domain-containing protein, with amino-acid sequence MNNSFDKINHENLGQEVHYDEYRWRIFKKKRLRSLEILDSLKELGESIIVIGSVARGDVRENSDIDIFILGSIQSYKLEYILENKGYKIYNKEIIQATPNYAPKAYYYIDSDYKEVISFPLAKLNNNELEFYGWGGKISKNEILLNKRVPGVNKELKLIIPTDFGHIEYPIFGRESEVSRILNIKLETVLERERVLSRRKEIGKTGVFLKYEVPFDEPLDEAIEFLMKKNQFFAKRMMEYNN; translated from the coding sequence ATGAACAATAGTTTTGATAAAATTAATCATGAGAATTTAGGCCAAGAAGTTCATTACGATGAATATAGATGGCGTATATTTAAAAAGAAAAGGTTAAGATCATTAGAAATATTGGATTCTTTGAAAGAATTAGGAGAATCGATAATAGTTATAGGAAGTGTAGCTAGAGGGGATGTAAGGGAAAATAGTGATATTGATATTTTTATTCTAGGCTCTATCCAATCTTATAAGTTGGAATATATTCTAGAAAACAAAGGATACAAGATATATAACAAAGAAATTATTCAAGCAACTCCAAATTATGCTCCAAAGGCTTACTATTATATAGATAGCGATTATAAAGAAGTTATCAGTTTTCCCCTAGCTAAGCTCAACAACAATGAATTGGAGTTTTATGGATGGGGAGGGAAGATAAGTAAAAATGAGATATTATTAAATAAAAGAGTTCCGGGAGTAAATAAAGAATTAAAATTGATTATTCCTACAGACTTCGGTCATATTGAATATCCTATATTTGGGAGGGAATCTGAAGTATCTAGAATATTAAACATAAAGTTAGAAACAGTGTTAGAAAGGGAAAGGGTTTTATCTAGAAGGAAAGAAATAGGAAAGACTGGGGTTTTTTTAAAATACGAGGTTCCGTTTGATGAACCTTTAGATGAAGCAATAGAGTTTTTGATGAAAAAAAATCAATTTTTTGCAAAAAGAATGATGGAATATAATAATTAA
- a CDS encoding DUF309 domain-containing protein: MDRALYIIENNKYSVSDLDRLKERLMDLGCPHGIRISITHIEVVVFCKDSKIIRDKITKALGSRIIDVFIGEPEVKEGKELSNFIDFLDNELFWLAHTFMETPWKNHNDKRLQSLVLYAGALAKAQENELKASLNLLNMAKDFGAEELIDLNCAKKQIDLILKNKRTNASSCLNLEKIRELLRN; encoded by the coding sequence TTGGATAGAGCATTATATATAATTGAAAACAATAAATATAGTGTTAGCGATTTAGATAGATTAAAAGAAAGATTAATGGATTTAGGATGCCCCCATGGAATCAGAATTTCTATTACACATATAGAAGTGGTTGTTTTTTGCAAAGATAGTAAAATCATTAGAGATAAAATAACAAAAGCTTTGGGTTCAAGAATTATTGATGTCTTTATTGGGGAACCTGAAGTTAAAGAAGGAAAAGAATTAAGTAATTTCATTGATTTCCTTGATAATGAATTATTTTGGTTAGCACACACATTTATGGAAACTCCATGGAAAAATCATAACGATAAAAGATTACAATCCCTAGTATTATATGCAGGAGCATTAGCTAAAGCACAAGAAAATGAATTGAAAGCCTCACTAAATCTGCTTAATATGGCTAAAGACTTTGGAGCAGAGGAATTAATAGATCTAAATTGTGCTAAAAAACAAATTGATCTAATTTTAAAAAATAAAAGAACTAATGCTTCTAGTTGCTTAAACTTAGAAAAAATTAGGGAGTTGTTGAGGAATTAA